From Marinobacterium sp. LSUCC0821, a single genomic window includes:
- a CDS encoding ChaN family lipoprotein codes for MKLRKKIFSLLFLFQILIHSSTSLAREQQSIIPNFESSTTLAGKIWDLNNRHFITEEVLVSVIAKSDWVLLGENHENEEHHAIEQNLIEAISDAKKLGNVALEMANQKQQDVLDNHLNNQEVTKEALNWSSGWPWDWYGELVKTALAEAQRVIATDLTRDQQMQAYMDSEIELPTGPYREFMDAILYESHCGKLPKSQLSNMLRVQIARDKAMHSALINNRTNKLDVFIAGTMHTRYDTGIPLLGELNSKTILMVSAGPEMDPGKYIPESYQDNPIADYIIFTPETEPVDHCGKI; via the coding sequence GTGAAGCTACGAAAGAAAATATTCAGCCTACTATTTCTGTTCCAAATTTTAATTCACTCTTCGACATCACTAGCCCGTGAACAACAGTCGATCATCCCCAATTTTGAGAGTTCAACTACGTTGGCAGGGAAGATATGGGACCTAAACAATCGCCACTTCATAACCGAGGAGGTATTAGTTTCTGTAATAGCTAAAAGTGATTGGGTCCTCTTAGGAGAGAATCACGAGAATGAAGAGCACCACGCTATCGAGCAGAATCTAATAGAGGCGATTTCAGATGCAAAAAAGCTAGGCAATGTAGCCTTAGAGATGGCAAATCAGAAGCAACAAGATGTACTCGATAATCACCTTAACAATCAGGAGGTTACTAAAGAGGCGCTGAATTGGAGTAGCGGCTGGCCATGGGATTGGTATGGAGAACTGGTTAAAACTGCACTAGCAGAGGCACAACGCGTTATAGCTACAGATCTCACAAGAGATCAGCAGATGCAAGCCTACATGGATAGTGAGATAGAGTTACCAACCGGCCCTTACCGTGAATTTATGGATGCTATTCTGTACGAGAGCCACTGTGGCAAGTTACCCAAATCACAGCTATCGAATATGCTCCGTGTCCAGATAGCACGCGATAAAGCGATGCATAGTGCCTTGATAAACAACCGCACCAACAAGCTAGATGTATTCATAGCTGGGACTATGCATACGCGCTACGACACAGGGATACCCCTACTAGGCGAGTTAAATAGTAAAACAATTCTGATGGTGAGCGCTGGACCAGAGATGGATCCAGGGAAATATATACCTGAGAGCTATCAAGATAATCCGATTGCAGACTACATCATCTTTACACCTGAGACCGAGCCTGTTGATCATTGTGGGAAGATTTGA
- the parC gene encoding DNA topoisomerase IV subunit A yields MENLIDDNIETLPLKTFTEKAYLDYSMYVILDRALPHLGDGMKPVQRRIVYAMSELGLKASAKYKKSARTVGDVLGKFHPHGDSACYEAMVLMAQPFSYRYPLVDGQGNWGSPDDPKSFAAMRYTESRLSKYAEVLLKELGQGTVNWVPNFDGTMDEPEVLPARLPNVLLNGSTGIAVGMATDILPHNLKEVAKACIYLLDNPDASVARLFQKVKGPDFPTAAEIITATEDLKKIYETGRGSVKARAIYEMEDGEVVITALPYQVSGAKVLEQIAAQMQQKKLPMVSDLRDESDHENPTRLVIVPRSNRIDVEQLMAHLFATTDLERSYRVNFNMIGIDGRPQVKDLRQILTEWLTWRTQVVRRRLEHRLQKVLDRLHILEGLIIAYLNIDEVIAIIRNEDEPKQELMSRFGLSPVQADAILDLKLRHLAKLEEFQIRSEQSELDEERQKLEAILGSDELMRNLIKEEIEEAAAEFGDDRRSPIVERQESQAFSEKELLTSDPVTVVLSKQGWIRAAKGHDIDPAGLSYKAGDGFKLAFAGRMNQPTILLDSEGRGYTLETHNLPSARGQGEPVTGSISLQKGASIEALTGGKDADQVLLASDAGYGFVAKFGDLTSKTKNGKAVLSLPKGANVVAPTPISDAANGLIAAVTTEGRLLVFPVSELPELARGKGNKIINIPSARAQSREELMVAVAVLTEGQSLLVHAGKQYLKMSLADLEHYKGERGRRGNKLPRGYQRVSSLTVE; encoded by the coding sequence ATGGAAAATCTAATCGACGATAACATAGAGACGCTACCGCTCAAGACATTTACTGAGAAAGCGTATCTAGACTACTCAATGTACGTCATCCTTGATCGTGCACTGCCTCACCTGGGTGATGGTATGAAGCCCGTTCAACGTCGTATTGTCTATGCGATGTCTGAGCTTGGTTTAAAGGCATCCGCCAAGTATAAAAAATCTGCTCGTACTGTCGGTGACGTACTAGGTAAGTTCCATCCACACGGTGATTCGGCTTGTTATGAAGCGATGGTGTTGATGGCCCAGCCGTTTAGCTATCGCTATCCGCTTGTAGATGGGCAGGGTAACTGGGGTTCGCCTGATGATCCTAAGTCATTCGCTGCTATGCGTTATACCGAATCAAGGCTCTCGAAATATGCTGAGGTTCTGCTTAAGGAGCTTGGGCAAGGGACTGTTAATTGGGTGCCTAACTTTGATGGCACCATGGATGAGCCTGAAGTGCTACCAGCGCGCCTTCCAAACGTGCTTCTTAACGGCTCGACCGGTATTGCTGTTGGTATGGCGACTGACATTCTGCCGCATAACCTTAAAGAGGTCGCTAAGGCGTGTATCTACCTATTGGATAATCCGGATGCGAGCGTGGCTCGACTCTTCCAAAAGGTTAAAGGCCCAGATTTCCCAACAGCAGCAGAGATTATTACAGCAACAGAAGACCTTAAGAAGATATATGAAACGGGTCGTGGTTCTGTCAAAGCCCGTGCAATCTATGAAATGGAAGATGGTGAAGTTGTTATAACGGCACTGCCTTACCAGGTCTCTGGTGCAAAAGTACTTGAGCAAATTGCAGCTCAGATGCAGCAGAAGAAGTTACCTATGGTGAGTGATCTTCGTGATGAGTCTGATCACGAAAATCCAACTCGCCTGGTTATCGTGCCTCGTTCTAATCGTATTGATGTTGAACAGCTCATGGCACACCTTTTTGCCACGACTGATTTGGAGAGAAGTTACCGCGTTAACTTTAATATGATCGGTATCGATGGTCGTCCTCAGGTTAAAGATCTACGTCAGATTCTGACCGAGTGGCTCACCTGGCGAACACAGGTCGTGCGTCGTCGTCTTGAACACCGTTTGCAAAAGGTTCTTGATCGTTTACACATTCTCGAAGGTTTGATTATCGCCTACCTCAATATCGATGAGGTGATTGCGATCATTCGTAACGAGGATGAGCCTAAGCAGGAGCTGATGAGTCGGTTTGGCCTCTCGCCTGTTCAGGCTGATGCAATCCTAGATCTTAAACTTCGTCATTTAGCGAAGCTTGAAGAGTTTCAGATTCGTAGTGAGCAGTCTGAGCTCGACGAAGAGCGCCAGAAACTTGAAGCAATTCTGGGTTCTGACGAGCTGATGCGAAATCTCATTAAAGAGGAGATTGAAGAGGCTGCTGCTGAGTTTGGTGATGATCGCCGCTCACCAATTGTTGAGCGTCAGGAGTCGCAGGCATTCAGTGAGAAAGAGCTACTTACCTCTGATCCAGTCACTGTTGTTCTCTCTAAACAGGGTTGGATTCGTGCCGCGAAAGGTCACGATATCGATCCTGCGGGTCTGAGTTATAAAGCGGGTGACGGGTTCAAACTAGCCTTTGCTGGCAGAATGAATCAACCGACTATCCTGTTAGATAGCGAAGGTCGAGGTTACACCTTAGAGACGCATAATCTGCCGTCAGCTCGTGGTCAGGGTGAACCTGTCACAGGCAGTATATCGTTGCAGAAAGGCGCTTCTATCGAGGCGCTTACTGGTGGTAAGGATGCAGATCAAGTGTTGCTAGCTTCTGATGCCGGTTATGGTTTTGTTGCTAAATTTGGTGATCTGACCAGTAAAACTAAGAATGGTAAGGCAGTACTCAGTCTTCCTAAGGGTGCCAATGTCGTAGCCCCAACGCCAATTAGTGATGCTGCGAATGGCCTCATCGCTGCAGTAACAACCGAAGGTCGACTGCTTGTATTCCCTGTCTCTGAGCTGCCTGAATTGGCAAGAGGTAAGGGGAACAAGATTATCAATATTCCATCTGCTCGCGCACAGTCTCGTGAAGAGTTGATGGTTGCTGTTGCTGTCCTAACTGAAGGGCAATCTCTGCTTGTTCATGCAGGCAAACAGTACTTGAAGATGTCGTTGGCAGATCTAGAGCACTACAAAGGCGAGCGTGGTCGCCGTGGTAACAAACTGCCAAGAGGATATCAGCGAGTTAGTTCGTTAACAGTGGAGTAA
- a CDS encoding efflux RND transporter permease subunit, whose protein sequence is MILSEVSVRRPVFAAVISLLLVVFGILAWLNLPLREYPDVSRPQINVSTSYTGAAPEVVELRVTSPIEDRLSGIEGVRFIESTSARNLSRITITFDTSRSLDDAANDVREAVARAARNLPDDAATPLVSKSGLRGDMILYIIASSSKMNGVELTDYAERTLKERMERVDGVSAVSILGARDYVLRVELDPDRLNALNLTPTEVVNALKRENLELRGGELSGPQRTLQIQIPRSYNQIADFNSLVIRQAPGPLVRLSDVANIFTGPQDTDEMFRADGEEVIAIGIEPISTANPLTVIDAVKREVEQFRPFLPEGTDLRTSYDISVFIKSAISEVYSTLAIAAVLVVLVIWAFLGDFKATLIPAVTVPISLIAACTAVLAFGFSINLLTLLAMVLAVGLVVDDTIVVVENIHRHLNKGKPALLAAWDGIREVGFAVIATTLVLVATFVPIVFLPGTIGQFFREYALTLTAAVIFSSVVALTLGPVLSAKLLHRHDKNHPEAGLARLLHPVENFYGRFLKRALNHRWLAVVIIAGAFGGIYYSMQFLPRTLMPTEDRGSIFVLVKGQEGASAKSMQSAMLQVEKRIQPWLEANGVESTLLRTPGFGTNGDNSGFMILTLKPWDQRSVHASELVGDLRKQFGGIPDVNVVPILRSALRVGSRTPVQFVVGGGSYEQMEQWTEAIIAKAEENPGLTDLDIDFRRNQPQIRAEFDRERAAALGVSAQSLGATLELMLGGSTVTQFMERGRQYDVWVQGQSDQLSRIEQLSRLTVRSSTTGELIPLDNIVSFKTVGEAPRLPHYNRTRAITIEAGLAKGYTLGEAIDYLDKIAAEVLPPEAVIDYQGESLDYKTDSSSIEMVFLFALLVVFLVLAAQFESFVNPFIVMLTVPLGILGGLLGLLYMGEALTIYAQLALIMLIGLGAKNGILIVEFANQLRDRGESFDDAVIDASVRRLRPILMTALTTILGALPLIMASGAGAESRQAIGIVVFSGVTLVTFLTLIVTPLTYNLLARNAGSPERVSRELEAQMEQAKETD, encoded by the coding sequence ATGATCCTAAGTGAAGTGTCAGTTCGCCGCCCCGTTTTTGCGGCGGTTATCAGTCTATTACTTGTGGTGTTTGGTATTTTAGCCTGGCTAAACCTGCCGCTTCGTGAATACCCAGACGTATCAAGACCACAAATCAACGTATCCACTTCATATACGGGTGCAGCGCCTGAGGTGGTTGAGTTGAGGGTTACATCACCTATCGAAGATCGTTTAAGCGGTATTGAAGGGGTTCGATTCATTGAATCTACAAGTGCTCGCAACCTCTCACGCATCACAATCACTTTCGATACAAGCCGCAGTCTAGATGATGCTGCAAATGATGTCCGAGAAGCGGTGGCACGTGCCGCACGTAATTTGCCTGATGATGCAGCCACACCACTTGTTTCTAAAAGCGGCCTACGCGGAGATATGATTCTCTATATCATCGCAAGCTCAAGCAAAATGAACGGTGTAGAGCTTACCGACTATGCAGAGCGCACACTTAAAGAACGCATGGAACGGGTCGATGGAGTGAGTGCAGTATCGATCTTAGGTGCACGCGATTATGTCCTGCGTGTCGAGTTAGATCCCGATCGTTTAAATGCATTAAACCTTACCCCCACCGAGGTTGTTAACGCCCTTAAACGGGAGAACCTTGAGTTGCGTGGTGGTGAATTAAGTGGTCCACAACGCACACTGCAGATACAGATTCCACGCAGTTACAACCAGATTGCTGACTTTAACTCTCTGGTAATCCGCCAAGCGCCAGGTCCGTTAGTCCGCCTATCCGATGTAGCCAATATCTTTACTGGCCCACAGGACACCGATGAGATGTTCCGCGCAGATGGTGAAGAGGTTATCGCGATCGGTATTGAGCCAATATCAACTGCAAACCCATTAACTGTCATTGACGCTGTAAAGCGTGAGGTAGAGCAGTTCCGTCCGTTTCTTCCGGAGGGGACTGACCTAAGAACTTCCTACGACATCTCTGTGTTCATCAAGAGTGCCATCTCTGAGGTCTACTCAACACTCGCGATTGCCGCAGTGCTTGTAGTACTTGTGATCTGGGCATTCCTAGGGGACTTTAAAGCGACTCTAATTCCTGCAGTGACTGTTCCTATCTCTCTCATTGCAGCATGTACCGCTGTATTGGCCTTTGGCTTTTCGATAAACCTACTCACCCTTTTAGCGATGGTGCTTGCAGTCGGCCTAGTGGTCGATGACACCATTGTGGTGGTTGAGAATATTCACCGTCATCTCAACAAAGGAAAGCCCGCTCTATTGGCTGCTTGGGATGGTATTCGTGAGGTTGGATTTGCTGTCATCGCTACCACCCTAGTTCTTGTAGCGACTTTCGTTCCGATCGTTTTCCTACCAGGAACTATTGGGCAGTTTTTCAGGGAGTACGCGCTTACATTAACAGCAGCCGTAATATTCTCTAGCGTTGTGGCGCTGACACTTGGCCCTGTACTCAGTGCCAAACTGCTCCACAGACACGACAAAAATCACCCTGAAGCTGGGTTGGCACGCCTACTCCATCCAGTCGAAAACTTCTATGGGCGCTTCCTTAAAAGAGCACTCAATCATCGCTGGCTGGCTGTTGTCATCATCGCGGGTGCTTTTGGTGGCATCTACTACTCAATGCAGTTCCTGCCACGCACATTGATGCCGACAGAAGATAGGGGATCTATTTTCGTATTGGTTAAGGGGCAAGAGGGTGCCAGTGCAAAAAGCATGCAAAGCGCCATGCTTCAGGTTGAGAAGCGCATTCAGCCTTGGCTAGAGGCAAACGGAGTTGAAAGCACCCTGCTGCGCACACCTGGCTTTGGCACTAATGGCGACAACTCAGGCTTTATGATCTTGACCCTAAAACCCTGGGATCAACGCTCTGTTCATGCGTCAGAACTGGTTGGCGATCTTCGTAAGCAGTTTGGCGGAATTCCAGATGTAAACGTTGTACCTATTCTTCGCTCTGCTCTTCGTGTGGGTTCGAGAACTCCCGTGCAGTTTGTAGTGGGTGGCGGCAGTTATGAGCAGATGGAGCAGTGGACTGAAGCGATTATTGCAAAAGCTGAGGAGAATCCCGGATTAACTGATTTGGATATCGATTTCAGACGCAACCAGCCACAGATTCGAGCCGAATTTGATCGTGAGCGTGCTGCAGCATTGGGCGTTTCGGCACAATCACTAGGCGCCACACTTGAGCTGATGCTGGGTGGTTCAACTGTTACCCAATTTATGGAGCGTGGCCGCCAATATGATGTATGGGTGCAAGGGCAATCTGACCAGCTATCCCGTATTGAACAACTTTCTCGTTTGACTGTTCGTTCAAGCACAACCGGCGAACTCATCCCTCTCGACAACATCGTATCGTTTAAAACTGTGGGCGAAGCACCACGTCTTCCCCACTACAACCGGACCCGTGCCATCACAATCGAAGCGGGGCTCGCTAAAGGCTATACCCTTGGTGAAGCGATCGATTATCTAGATAAAATCGCGGCCGAGGTGCTTCCACCTGAAGCGGTTATCGACTACCAAGGTGAATCACTGGACTATAAAACTGACAGCAGCTCAATTGAGATGGTATTCCTTTTTGCCCTCCTAGTTGTTTTCCTTGTCTTAGCTGCACAGTTTGAGAGCTTCGTTAACCCGTTTATCGTGATGCTAACAGTCCCACTTGGAATCTTAGGTGGACTCTTAGGGCTTCTCTACATGGGTGAGGCGCTAACTATATATGCACAACTCGCTTTGATCATGCTGATAGGCCTGGGGGCTAAAAACGGCATTTTAATTGTCGAGTTTGCTAACCAGTTGCGAGACCGAGGCGAAAGCTTCGATGACGCAGTCATTGACGCATCTGTTCGCCGCTTACGCCCAATATTGATGACTGCACTGACAACCATACTGGGCGCACTTCCGCTGATAATGGCATCAGGAGCCGGTGCTGAAAGTCGTCAGGCGATTGGTATCGTAGTTTTCTCTGGTGTAACGCTGGTCACTTTTTTAACTCTCATTGTGACGCCTCTCACCTACAACCTACTCGCTCGCAACGCTGGGTCACCAGAAAGGGTATCGAGAGAGCTTGAGGCACAAATGGAGCAAGCAAAAGAAACTGATTAA
- a CDS encoding efflux RND transporter periplasmic adaptor subunit: MQRYAIAILTLSSAFISHQTIAAGRPAPAVTTYEVKAQQLDTHFYTSGILKSEKATQIRTDVAGKVTEILFSAGQKVSKGDTLARLDKREASALLAKLEAQLALAKQQLQRQEQLIKNRAASMEQRDIRLAEVAGLEASIAIAKIDIEKLEIKSPFTGHIGSSAVVVGEWLNSNSTIATLDATDTLTLSFAVPEKHLAAIHSGSEVSLSSVAWPDKLFTGNINYIGTRINQDRGTIDIEAAIDNREQLLRPGMSVKVSLAITKNENALLVPARSITYQGDKATVMRIDAEGKAKPAVVSIGTELEEWIEVTKGLNAGDKIIDRGRLKAKPNQPVKELGGKGSKS; this comes from the coding sequence ATGCAGAGATACGCAATCGCAATTCTGACCCTAAGTTCAGCGTTCATAAGCCACCAAACTATTGCTGCAGGCAGACCCGCTCCTGCAGTCACAACCTACGAAGTAAAGGCCCAACAGCTTGATACACACTTCTATACCAGTGGCATTCTAAAATCAGAAAAAGCCACACAAATAAGAACTGATGTAGCAGGCAAAGTGACGGAAATTCTCTTCTCTGCCGGGCAAAAGGTATCAAAAGGCGACACTCTTGCTCGTCTCGATAAACGTGAAGCCTCTGCACTACTCGCCAAACTAGAAGCGCAACTTGCTCTGGCAAAACAGCAACTTCAACGCCAAGAACAGCTAATAAAAAACCGCGCTGCGTCGATGGAGCAGCGTGACATTCGCCTAGCTGAGGTCGCTGGATTAGAGGCCTCTATCGCCATTGCTAAAATCGATATAGAGAAACTAGAGATTAAATCACCATTCACAGGCCACATCGGCTCAAGCGCAGTTGTGGTTGGCGAGTGGTTAAATTCCAACTCAACTATCGCAACGTTGGATGCAACAGATACGCTGACCCTGAGCTTTGCGGTTCCAGAAAAGCACCTCGCCGCGATTCACTCTGGATCTGAGGTCTCACTATCGAGCGTTGCCTGGCCGGACAAACTATTCACCGGAAACATTAACTACATCGGTACACGTATTAATCAAGATCGAGGCACCATCGATATTGAGGCTGCAATCGACAATCGCGAGCAACTGCTTCGCCCAGGCATGAGCGTAAAGGTGTCACTCGCAATTACGAAAAATGAAAACGCACTACTTGTGCCCGCTCGTAGCATCACCTACCAGGGCGACAAAGCGACCGTCATGCGAATAGACGCCGAGGGAAAAGCGAAACCAGCAGTTGTCTCGATTGGTACAGAGCTTGAGGAGTGGATTGAAGTCACAAAAGGACTGAACGCTGGCGATAAAATTATCGATCGCGGGCGCCTTAAAGCAAAGCCGAACCAACCGGTTAAGGAGCTTGGCGGCAAAGGGTCTAAATCATGA
- a CDS encoding glutamate-5-semialdehyde dehydrogenase: MNVAEYMQKMGANARQASRVIARASTEVKNRALLAMADALDASRAAVEAANQIDLAAGKERGLDDAMLDRLALTPARIDGMIEGLRQVAALPDPVGDISDMRFMPSGIQLGKMRVPLGVIGIIYESRPNVTMEAASLCLKSGNATILRGGSEAIHSNQAIAKTIAVGLEAAGLPAEVVQVVETTDREAVGQLITMPEFVDVIVPRGGKGLIERIANDARVPVIKHLDGICHVYIDAEADLGKAVNIAINAKTHRYGTCNTMETLLVHETVAQEVLKELLVAYNQAGVELRGCEKTCVLIPSAKAATEEDWATEYLAPILSIKVVSGIDEAIEHINHYGSHHTDAIVTENYTLSRQFLREVDSSSVMINASTRFADGFEYGLGAEIGISTDKIHARGPVGLEGLTSQKYIVFGEGQVRR, from the coding sequence ATGAATGTAGCTGAATACATGCAAAAAATGGGTGCTAATGCCCGCCAAGCATCACGCGTTATCGCTCGCGCTTCAACCGAGGTTAAAAACCGTGCGCTGCTTGCAATGGCTGACGCTTTGGATGCCTCGCGTGCTGCTGTCGAAGCGGCCAATCAGATAGATCTTGCTGCAGGTAAGGAGCGTGGTTTAGATGATGCTATGTTGGATCGTTTGGCACTGACTCCCGCTCGTATCGATGGAATGATTGAAGGTCTGCGTCAGGTTGCAGCGCTTCCTGATCCAGTCGGCGACATCTCTGATATGCGATTTATGCCATCTGGTATTCAGCTAGGTAAAATGCGTGTTCCTCTTGGTGTTATCGGGATTATTTATGAATCACGTCCGAATGTGACCATGGAAGCGGCAAGCCTCTGTTTAAAATCGGGTAATGCCACTATTTTGCGTGGTGGTTCTGAAGCAATTCACTCTAATCAAGCCATCGCTAAAACAATTGCGGTTGGACTTGAAGCTGCAGGTCTCCCTGCTGAAGTTGTTCAGGTAGTTGAAACGACTGATCGTGAAGCGGTTGGCCAGCTTATTACGATGCCGGAGTTTGTAGACGTTATCGTGCCGCGCGGTGGTAAAGGTCTGATTGAGCGAATCGCTAACGATGCACGTGTTCCTGTTATTAAGCACCTAGATGGCATCTGTCATGTATACATCGATGCGGAAGCCGATTTAGGTAAAGCTGTAAACATCGCTATTAATGCGAAAACCCACCGCTACGGAACCTGTAACACGATGGAGACTCTGTTGGTTCATGAAACTGTCGCGCAGGAAGTGCTCAAAGAGCTGTTGGTTGCATACAACCAAGCAGGTGTTGAGCTGCGTGGCTGTGAAAAAACCTGTGTGCTTATACCATCCGCTAAAGCAGCGACCGAAGAGGATTGGGCAACTGAGTATCTTGCGCCAATTCTGTCGATTAAGGTTGTCTCTGGAATCGATGAAGCTATCGAACACATCAACCACTATGGCTCGCACCACACGGATGCCATCGTGACTGAAAACTACACGCTATCGCGCCAGTTCCTACGTGAAGTTGATTCAAGCTCAGTGATGATCAATGCATCAACGCGCTTTGCAGACGGTTTTGAGTATGGTCTGGGTGCTGAGATCGGTATCTCCACAGATAAGATTCATGCACGTGGCCCGGTAGGTCTTGAGGGGCTTACTTCACAGAAATATATCGTGTTTGGTGAAGGTCAGGTTCGTCGTTAA
- the nadD gene encoding nicotinate-nucleotide adenylyltransferase — protein MTKAPVVIFGGTFDPIHIGHLRTAIELGDWLQVPEVRLVPSGDPVHRVGTQASAQQRLAMVSLATEYDDCLVADDIEVNSESASYTVVTLEKIRQKVGPSRPVVLVMGMDAFMHLTSWHRWQELFGLAHLLVVARPGYSPEMNSELKEEVGPRVTEFKDELKLTPSGSVVFHQLTPLGVSATQIRSLIVKGQNPRFLLPESVWEFIKLEKLYGFKEG, from the coding sequence ATGACTAAAGCCCCCGTTGTTATCTTTGGCGGTACCTTTGATCCTATTCATATAGGGCATCTAAGAACCGCGATTGAGTTGGGGGATTGGTTACAGGTTCCTGAAGTTAGGTTGGTCCCTTCGGGTGACCCTGTGCATCGAGTTGGAACTCAGGCGAGCGCCCAGCAGCGCTTGGCGATGGTTTCGTTGGCAACAGAGTATGATGACTGTTTAGTTGCTGACGATATTGAGGTGAACTCTGAGAGTGCCTCATACACAGTAGTAACACTTGAAAAAATTCGCCAAAAGGTTGGGCCGTCGCGCCCCGTCGTTTTGGTTATGGGGATGGATGCATTTATGCATCTCACAAGCTGGCATCGTTGGCAGGAGCTTTTTGGTTTGGCTCACCTCTTAGTGGTGGCTAGACCAGGTTACTCCCCAGAGATGAATTCAGAACTCAAAGAAGAGGTTGGACCTCGAGTTACTGAGTTCAAAGATGAGCTTAAATTAACCCCCTCAGGAAGTGTGGTGTTTCACCAGTTAACCCCTTTGGGTGTTTCTGCAACTCAAATTAGATCCCTCATTGTAAAAGGGCAAAACCCAAGATTTCTTTTGCCTGAATCAGTGTGGGAATTTATTAAACTAGAGAAACTTTACGGTTTCAAAGAAGGATAG
- the rsfS gene encoding ribosome silencing factor: MQDDQLIALVQDALDNMKAKEIVVLDVRGRSSVTDYMIVASGTSKRQVSSAAQEVVEKAKASGLQPMGVEGEQVGDWVLVDLGSVIVHVMMPDARSFYDIERLWSPELDA; the protein is encoded by the coding sequence ATGCAAGATGATCAATTGATCGCGTTGGTGCAAGATGCACTCGACAATATGAAAGCGAAAGAGATAGTTGTACTGGATGTTCGTGGCCGTTCATCAGTCACTGATTACATGATTGTGGCCAGCGGTACCTCTAAGCGCCAGGTCTCATCAGCAGCTCAAGAAGTTGTTGAAAAAGCAAAAGCGAGTGGCCTTCAGCCTATGGGTGTAGAGGGTGAGCAGGTTGGTGACTGGGTACTTGTTGACCTTGGTAGCGTCATTGTTCATGTGATGATGCCGGATGCCCGCAGCTTCTATGATATCGAACGCCTCTGGTCACCGGAGTTGGACGCTTAA
- the rlmH gene encoding 23S rRNA (pseudouridine(1915)-N(3))-methyltransferase RlmH, translated as MRIRLLAVGTKMPKWVTDGFQEYCKRLPSDFQLELVELQPGHRGKGADISRAMRSEGDAMLAAIPKGDRIIALCVDGKNWSTEKLAEQAEDWRMGGSNITLLVGGPDGLDPRCIAAADQRWSLSALTLPHPLVRIILAEQIYRAWTLLQGHPYHK; from the coding sequence ATGCGTATTAGGCTGCTTGCCGTTGGAACCAAAATGCCTAAGTGGGTAACTGATGGCTTCCAAGAGTACTGCAAGCGCCTGCCTAGTGATTTCCAGTTGGAGCTTGTTGAGCTCCAGCCTGGTCATCGCGGCAAGGGTGCGGATATCAGCAGGGCGATGCGTTCTGAAGGCGACGCAATGCTGGCGGCGATTCCAAAGGGCGATCGTATTATTGCGCTCTGCGTTGATGGCAAAAACTGGTCAACTGAAAAGCTGGCAGAGCAAGCGGAAGATTGGCGAATGGGTGGTTCAAACATTACGCTGCTGGTCGGTGGGCCTGATGGTCTAGATCCTCGCTGTATTGCTGCCGCTGATCAGCGCTGGTCTCTTTCAGCACTCACTTTGCCACACCCGTTGGTAAGAATTATTCTAGCAGAACAGATCTACCGTGCTTGGACGCTACTCCAAGGTCACCCTTATCACAAGTAA